The genomic interval CTACGCGGATTCGTGTGTTAGTAAGTTTGTGGGTTCATCacatagttaaaaaaaaaagtaagatattctttctctttaattACCAAAACGCCCTTTCTTTCCCAATGTTGAGGtaattttttgtgttttattatttttttttttaaaaaaaaacaatattatcTCCCACAACATGTATATAATTTTTGCTCTTTCATGGGAATTAATGAAAGgttttttacttttgaatTTAGCTAAGTTTTGGGGTTTGTATTTTGCAATGTCTTCGTTTTACAATAGAAAAATGTGTCTTATAtgttacttttgtttttgtctaATGGAATACattataatttgaatttaagatttttacCCTAGACTCAGGTCATTGGCACCATTGAAGGAAGCTCTAGTGACCGAAAATGAgtcatatatatatggttCTTCCAAAGGGTTCCAGGCATCTAATTTACATGATATTTGAAGAGTTCATTACTACCCAAAATATATGAAGAGTTAATTAATTCTCAGTGGATATATAATCTCTTTAAGAAGAGGAGACCACCATTTGTAACATTAAATAAAGCCCATACATAATAAATGCTCAAAAAGTTATTAGAGAGGATGGTTTGGTCATTGCAAGTAGATGTGAGAAAAATACATGTTTTGACACACATAAAATATACAATACTTGTTATAAGATAATCCAATTGGGGAATTGGGGACCATTTAAGTTGTCTATTTACTCTATTGAATCTCTTGCATTTTGTCAGACAAGGATTCATCCAGTCCTTACTCCCAACAGAcagctttctcttctttttttttccttttttttttaattttttaaagtttcacCTTTAAACAATATCTTTCCCATCACTTTCTTCTCCTATATAAGCATTCCCCCTTTCATTTCTCTAAACAAATACACCAACTCCCCcacctctttctcttttcttgtttctctcaAACATTTTTCCATGGAGAATATCATGATCAGGAATCAAACCAGAATGCCCCCTTCAACACCATCAGCACTATCCATTCACAAGGATTCACAAACAATATCAAAGGCAAAGCCAAAGATACGCATAATTCACATATTTGCACCAGAGATCATCAAGACCGACGTAGCGAACTTTAGAGAACTGGTGCAAAGACTCACAGGGAAACCAGCTCAAGAAAAGGGTTGcaaaaagaaagcaagaaTTGGCAGAAGAGACCATCAAGAGCCAAGGATCACTCGTTTCTGTGACAAGCCAGTGGCAGCAGCTGTGGCCAAGAAAATGGAGCTGAGAACTGGGTTTCTTGCTGGCTTGGAGACAAGGGAAAGGGTCAAGGAAGAAGAAGGTATGTGGAATGGTGAGAATTCAGGTGGTTTCTTAAGTGGTTTTGGAGATTTGGATGGATTCATTCAAGAGCTTGGTGAATTCCCTTTGCTTCCTTTGGATGCTTCTCACATGCATGAATTTGAAGAAGCTCAACTTGCATAAATTGATTCTTTACTTGGGATTTTTTCTCtccttcttttaattttattgaaagtTTAATCATATTGAAGATGTTGTTTTTGGGTTGGGGGGGTTTTAGATATAGTTTTAACTGAATTCTATCCATCTGTTTCTCT from Theobroma cacao cultivar B97-61/B2 chromosome 5, Criollo_cocoa_genome_V2, whole genome shotgun sequence carries:
- the LOC18599102 gene encoding VQ motif-containing protein 17 — protein: MENIMIRNQTRMPPSTPSALSIHKDSQTISKAKPKIRIIHIFAPEIIKTDVANFRELVQRLTGKPAQEKGCKKKARIGRRDHQEPRITRFCDKPVAAAVAKKMELRTGFLAGLETRERVKEEEGMWNGENSGGFLSGFGDLDGFIQELGEFPLLPLDASHMHEFEEAQLA